The following proteins are co-located in the Trichomycterus rosablanca isolate fTriRos1 chromosome 14, fTriRos1.hap1, whole genome shotgun sequence genome:
- the LOC134326233 gene encoding zinc finger protein ZFP2-like, with the protein GKSFTTLSNLKQHQRIHTGEKPYHCSECGTSFTTQSNLKQHQRIHKGEKPYHCSECGTSFTTQSNLKQYQRIHTGEKPYHCSECGTSFTTQSNLKQHQRIHTGEKPYHCSECGISFSRQTTLQQHQHIHTGEKQYHCKECGKSFAYSNALKVHQRVHTGEKLYHCSECGKSFAYSNALKVHQRIHTGEKPYYCSECGKSFAQQVNLQKHQRIHTEEKPYHCNKCGKSFAYSYALKVHQRIHTGEKPYHCSECGKSFIQRSDLKVHQRVHTGEKPYHCSECGKNFAQQVNYQKHQRVHTGEKPYHCLECEKSFAYSNALKVHQCVHTGEKPYYCSECGKIFAQENNLKRHQPIFTRAVELSHHMLTT; encoded by the exons gggaagagttttactacactgagtaatctcaaacaacaccagcgcattcacacaggagagaagccatatcattgctcagagtgtgggacaagttttactacgcagagtaatctcaaacaacaccagcgcattcataaaggagagaagccatatcactgctcagagtgtgggacaagttttactacgcagagtaatctcaaacaataccagcgtattcacacaggagagaagccatatcactgctcagagtgtgggacaagttttactacgcagagtaatctcaaacaacaccagcgtattcacacaggagagaagccatatcactgctcagagtgtggaatcAGTTTTTCTCGTCAGACTacactccaacaacaccagcacattcacacaggagagaaacagtATCACTGcaaagagtgtgggaagagttttgcttacagtaacgcccttaaagtacaccagcgtgttcacacaggagagaaactgtatcactgctcagagtgtgggaagagttttgcttacagtaatgctcttaaagtacaccagcgtattcacacaggagagaaaccatattactgctcagagtgtggaaagagttttgctcaacaggttaacctccaaaaacaccagcgtattcacacagaagagaagccgtatcactgcaataagtgtgggaagagttttgcttacagttatgctcttaaagtacaccagcgtattcacactggagagaaaccatatcactgctcagagtgtggaaagagttttattcaaagaagtgaccttaaagtacaccagcgtgttcacactggagaaaagccgtatcactgctcagagtgtggaaagaattttgctcaacaggttaattaccaaaaacaccagcgtgttcacacaggagagaaaccatatcactgcttagagtgtgaaaagagttttgcttacagtaatgctcttaaagtacaccagtgtgttcacacaggagagaaaccgtattactgctcagagtgtgggaaaaTTTTTGCTCAAgaaaataatctcaaacggcatcagc CGATTTTCACCCGAGCTGTCGAACTTTCACACCATATGCTCACAACATAA